The Oncorhynchus masou masou isolate Uvic2021 chromosome 6, UVic_Omas_1.1, whole genome shotgun sequence genome has a window encoding:
- the LOC135541114 gene encoding specifically androgen-regulated gene protein-like: protein MPKSDTWPGGVTIGTITGMDNAGSCDSVFSMNSGFSDNSLKHLSAEERACLMFLEETIESLETEEDNGLSNDEPDCLPTTGNVATKMAHLSASMGQNKLNNVSKYPSDEYGYMVPTPFILANSTSCILSKPRPGIPPNNENSHPKPQVIALDNMTSQSHHPCVPPEVNVVVIPPPSKPKDYPCQRPPPSPRGPLSYEALVQLRKSASMKRTLQSATAETRDWNRQPSSSAVPIDLHHGSTPRDPSVTPAQVTLPQEPSKQNDSPPLVFPKPPKIPSHIALNTRKVTANPTTDSSAPSLSSSPTDMHLSDSQKVRNEALQKLGLLRDNNESQPKSVTPLCSSKFHSTCDPTSASVGVKAQPHGNSTRSQPSSTSQGPREPSSRSVQSSSFLHRSRSEKQPPIPPSHLTKPSGVKAVTLERSGVGLGTYVADHRKPPQGGRCTPPAPNKAPEQEKTTLAAQPVSTHKTPHCPGFSVVMVPSMGEDRREALRKLGLLKD, encoded by the exons ATGCCAAAGAGTGACACATGGCCCGGTGGCGTCACCATAGGGACGATCACTGGCATGGACAATGCGGGCAGCTGTGACAGTGTTTTCAGTATGAACTCTGGATTT AGTGACAATAGCCTCAAGCACTTATCTGCTGAGGAGAGGGCATGTCTCATGTTCTTGGAGGAGACCATAGAGTCCCTAGAGACTGAGGAGGACAATGGACTGTCCAATGATGAGCCTGACTGCCTGCCCACCACCGGCAACGTGGCCACCAAGATGGCCCACCTCTCTGCCTCCATGGGCCAAAACAAGCTCAACA ATGTATCAAAATATCCCAGTGATGAGTATGGTTACATGGTTCCTACTCCGTTCATCCTGGCCAACAGCACCTCCTGCATCCTGTCCAAGCCCAGGCCAGGAATACCCCCAAATAATGAGAACTCTCACCCAAAGCCCCAGGTCATTGCCTTGGACAACATGACATCTCAGAGCCATCACCCTTGTGTACCCCCTGAGGTCAATGTTGTGGTGATACCCCCTCCATCAAAGCCCAAAGACTACCCTTGTCAGAGACCACCCCCTTCACCCAGGGGCCCTCTGTCCTATGAGGCCCTAGTGCAGCTGAGGAAGAGTGCGTCCATGAAGAGAACCCTTCAAAGTGCTACAGCTGAGACCAGAGACTGGAACAGGCAGCCCTCTTCATCAGCCGTTCCCATTGACCTGCACCATGGGAGCACACCCAGAGACCCCTCAGTCACCCCAGCCCAGGTCACACTCCCCCAAGAGCCCAGCAAGCAGAATGACAGTCCTCCATTAGTGTTCCCAAAACCCCCCAAAATACCCTCCCACATTGCCCTGAATACCCGAAAGGTTACAGCCAACCCCACCACAGACTCCAGTGCCCCTTCCCTTAGCTCATCACCCACTGATATGCATTTGTCGGACTCCCAAAAGGTGAGAAATGAGGCCCTGCAGAAGCTGGGGCTCCTGAGAGACAATAATGAGTCCCAACCTAAGTCTGTTACGCCACTGTGCTCCTCCAAATTTCACTCCACCTGTGACCCAACTTCAGCCAGTGTGGGAGTTAAAGCTCAACCCCACGGTAACTCAACAAGAAGTCAGCCCTCATCCACCTCCCAAGGACCCAGAGAACCTAGCAGCAGGTCTGTACAAAGCAGCAGCTTCCTACATCGCTCTAGGAGTGAGAAGCAGCCCCCCATACCGCCCTCACACCTGACCAAACCCAGTGGGGTCAAAGCTGTCACCCTAGAGCGTTCTGGGGTGGGGCTTGGGACCTACGTGGCCGACCACCGGAAACCTCCCCAGGGTGGACGTTGCACCCCACCTGCTCCCAACAAAGCCCCAGAGCAGGAGAAAACAACCCTCGCTGCCCAGCCAGTGTCCACCCACAAGACCCCGCACTGCCCGGGCTTCAGTGTGGTGATGGTGCCCAGCATGGGAGAAGACAGACGAGAGGCTCTTAGGAAGCTGGGGCTGCTGAAAGACTAG
- the kif17 gene encoding kinesin-like protein KIF17 codes for MASEAVKVVVRCRPMNDREQILNCKMVVSVETSRCQCLIKKPGAKEEPPKQFTFDGSYFIGQTTEQMYNEIAYPLVEGVTEGYNGTIFAYGQTGSGKSFTMQGVSEPAAQRGVIPRAFEHIFESIQCAENTKFLVRASYLEIYNEEIRDLLGNDTKQKMELKEHPEHGVYVRDLSLHTVHSVGECERIMVQGWGNRSVGYTLMNKDSSRSHSIFTIHMEICNTDSAGEDHLRAGKLNLVDLAGSERQSKTGATGERLREATKINLSLSALGNVISALVDGRSKHIPYRDSKLTRLLQDSLGGNTRTLMVACLSPADNNYEESLSTLRYANRAKNIQNRPRINEDPKDALLREYQEEIKQLRALISGQLGSGNLSSLLAGQLSAGPSAGPSRPQSSSTEGEKEKIKEEYEEKLARLQAEYNAEQESKAKLQEDIAVLRSSYETKLSSLEKSRASRGHYITTAGTISILMKQALEEESCCVTAAPHEHADLEPALAKVSQTQTSRQVTSVQTESEGEENADSPPIGTPGPLDQKHVLERLQQLEQEVVGGEQARNKELQQRHRQRKTLADQRKKQLIEALAENREESDNVMLNVYDSIQEEVHAKSRLLENTQGKLKAAKLEIRDLQAEFELERNDYLATVRRLEREGHLLQALLERMAPLVRRDCNYSNLDRLRKEATWDEDGATWRLPEVVVQKMALPSAVAPSAQRLSVRRSSVADTGESFQDDEDRYKEMLNRSDSENFASNYFKPKRANQLLGGEPLKGLAVHSAPQGNGTPHLTSSGSNIGPSLSTESLLPRPFRLESLGITPSNGKVKRKKSKTHIPYEGN; via the exons ATGGCTTCAGAGGCAGTGAAGGTAGTGGTCAGGTGTCGGCCGATGAATGATAGGGAGCAAATCCTGAATTGTAAGATGGTAGTATCAGTAGAGACGAGTAGGTGTCAGTGTTTGATCAAGAAGCCAGGGGCGAAGGAGGAGCCACCAAAACAATTCACCTTTGATGGAAGCTACTTCATTGGCCAAACCACTGAGCAGATGTACAACGAGATCGCCTACCCTTTGGTTGAG GGGGTGACTGAAGGGTACAATGGAACCATTTTTGCATATGGCCAGACTGGAAGTGGCAAGTCCTTCACCATGCAGGGGGTATCTGAGCCAGCAGCCCAGAGAGGGGTCATCCCAAGGGCCTTTGAGCACATCTTCGAGAGCATTCAG TGTGCAGAAAATACAAAGTTCCTGGTGAGGGCTTCCTACTTAGAGATCTACAATGAAGAAATCCGAGACCTTTTGGGAAATGACACCAAACAGAAAATGGAG CTGAAGGAGCACCCAGAGCATGGTGTATATGTGCGAGACCTCTCCTTGCACACAGTGCACAGCGTGGGGGAGTGTGAGCGCATTATGGTGCAGGGATGGGGGAATCGATCTGTGGGCTACACCCTGATGAACAAGGACTCCTCCCGCTCCCACTCAATCTTTACCATTCACATGGAGATCTGCAACACAG ATTCAGCTGGCGAGGACCACCTGCGTGCTGGAAAACTGAACCTGGTAGACCTGGCAGGCAGTGAGAGGCAGTCTAAGACTGGTGCCACCGGGGAGCGGCTCCGTGAGGCCACCAAGATCAATCTGTCCCTGTCGGCTCTGGGCAACGTCATCTCTGCCCTGGTGGATGGCCGCTCCAAACACATCCCCTACCGAGACTCCAAGCTGACCCGGCTGCTGCAAGACTCCCTGGGAGGGAACACTCGCACCCTGATGGTGGCCTGCCTCTCGCCTGCAGACAACAACTATGAGGAGAGCCTGAGCACCCTGCGCTACGCCAACAGGGCCAAGAACATCCAGAACAGGCCCCGCATCAATGAGGACCCCAAGGATGCCCTGCTCCGAGAGTATCAAGAGGAAATCAAGCAACTACGCGCCCTCATCTCTGGCCAGCTGGGCAGTGGCAACCTGTCAT CACTTCTGGCTGGTCAGTTGTCTGCGGGGCCTTCTGCTGGTCCATCAAGGCCACAGTCTAGCAGTactgagggggagaaggagaagattAAAGAG GAATATGAGGAGAAGCTGGCCAGGCTTCAGGCTGAGTATAACGCTGAGCAGGAGTCCAAGGCCAAGCTACAGGAGGACATAGCTGTTCTGCGCTCTTCATATGAGACCAAGCTGTCCAGTCTAGAGAAGTCTAGGGCCAGCAGAGGACACTATATTACCACGGCTGGTACC ATCTCCATTCTTATGAAACAAGCTCTTGAGGAGGAATCATGCTGTGTCACTGCTGCCCCACATGAGCATGCGGATTTGGAACCAGCCCTGGCCAAG GTGAGCCAGACACAGACATCTCGCCAGGTGACCAGTGTCCAGACAGAGTCTGAGGGGGAGGAGAATGCAGACTCCCCTCCCATTGGCACCCCAGGCCCTCTGGACCAGAAGCATGTCCTCGAGAG GCTGCAGCAGTTGGAGCAGGAAGTGGTAGGAGGGGAGCAGGCTCGGAACAAGGAGTTACAGCAGAGACACCGACAGAGGAAGACCCTGGCAGACCAGAGGAAGAAGCAGCTGATTGAGGCCCTGGCAGAGAACCGTGAGGAGAGTGACAATGTGATGCTCAATGTCTACGACTCCATCCAGGAGGAGGTCCATGCTAAGAGTCGGCTCCTAGAGAACACCCAGGGCAAG CTGAAGGCTGCCAAGCTGGAGATCCGGGACCTGCAGGCGGAGTTTGAACTAGAGAGAAACGACTACCTGGCCACCGTCCGcaggctggagagggagggccATTTGCTGCAGGCACTGCTGGAGCGCATGGCCCCTCTGGTCCGCCGTGACTGCAACTACAGCAACCTGGACCGCCTGCGGAAGGAGGCCACCTGGGATGAAGACGGTGCCACCTGGAGGCTGCCTGAGGTGGTGGTGCAGAAAATGGCCCTGCCATCAG CAGTAGCTCCTTCAGCTCAGAGGCTCTCTGTACGCAGGAGCTCAGTGGCTGACACAGGAGAGTCCTTTCAG GATGATGAGGACCGATATAAGGAGATGTTGAACCGCAGCGACAGCGAGAACTTTGCCAGCAACTACTTCAAGCCTAAGAGAGCCAACCAGCTGCTGGGCGGTGAGCCACTGAAGGGACTGG CAGTTCACTCAGCACCCCAGGGGAACGGGACGCCTCACCTGACCTCCAGCGGCTCCAACATCGGCCCCTCACTCAGCACAGAATCCCTCCTCCCTCGCCCCTTCCGCCTCGAGTCACTGGGGATCACCCCATCCAATGGCAAGGTGAAGAGGAAGAAAAGCAAAACGCACATCCCCTATGAGGGGAACTGA